A region from the Rosa rugosa chromosome 6, drRosRugo1.1, whole genome shotgun sequence genome encodes:
- the LOC133717023 gene encoding NDR1/HIN1-like protein 3, translated as MTIITTKNTNTLRYNLVLHITLQNPNKDFGIHYHNITVMAYYQEKRFVAESYSYMFYQEKNDTTLLKLSFRGQQDMDTLGVEKDLNSEAKHQCAHVEDNNVGSANNNYDIFVRLYLQNTAIPKATFKKNWKVNSEFICDLKKVPLIKSANYFPSTFKTIECDSYLPQVYHAPGLKSKRFVW; from the coding sequence ATGAccatcatcaccaccaagaACACTAACACCCTCCGCTATAATCTTGTCCTCCACATCACCCTCCAAAACCCCAACAAAGATTTCGGCATACATTATCATAACATCACGGTCATGGCTTATTACCAAGAGAAGAGGTTTGTTGCGGAGAGCTACTCTTATATGTTTTACCAAGAGAAAAATGATACAACTCTTCTCAAATTGTCATTCAGAGGACAGCAGGACATGGATACTCTTGGGGTTGAAAAGGATCTTAATTCCGAGGCTAAGCATCAGTGTGCACACGTCGAGGACAACAATGTAGGATCAGCTAATAATAATTACGACATCTTTGTCAGACTCTATCTTCAAAACACTGCAATCCCTAAGGCGACGTTTAAGAAGAATTGGAAAGTGAACTCCGAGTTCATATGCGACTTGAAGAAGGTTCCGTTGATCAAGTCGGCGAATTATTTCCCCAGTACTTTCAAGACTATCGAATGTGATTCCTATCTCCCGCAAGTATATCATGCACCCGGCCTTAAGAGTAAACGATTTGTTTGGTAA
- the LOC133717024 gene encoding uncharacterized protein LOC133717024: protein MAGIFFFTDVNRYVNNPHHSYIHVTHASLAEFNRITTATINTLHYNLVLHITLQNPNKDFDVYYDNIVVMAYYQNQRFIMESYSHVVYYQGKNDTTRLKLSLKGQQDMDNTLGVVEEGHQENSKVEQPHHQCIHDDNGDEKNKKFRPSEYDIFVRLYLQNTAIPNPRSLIRMNWIGNSQFTCNLKRVPLITTANYNPSHSMTAECNSDFYRVFHPPGSG from the coding sequence ATGGCAGGAATCTTTTTTTTCACCGATGTGAACAGATATGTTAACAATCCCCACCACTCATACATTCACGTAACCCATGCTTCGCTCGCCGAGTTCAATAGGATCACCACCGCCACCATCAACACCCTTCACTATAATCTCGTACTCCACATCACCCTCCAAAACCCCAACAAAGATTTCGACGTGTATTATGATAATATTGTAGTCATGGCTTATTATCAAAATCAGAGGTTTATTATGGAGAGCTATTCACATGTAGTTTATTACCAAGGGAAGAACGACACAACTCGTCTCAAACTGTCACTCAAGGGACAACAGGACATGGACAACACTCTTGGGGTGGTTGAGGAGGGGCATCAAGAGAATTCCAAGGTTGAGCAGCCGCACCACCAATGCATACATGATGACAATGGCGATGAAAAAAACAAGAAGTTTAGACCATCTGAATATGATATTTTTGTCAGGCTCTATCTTCAAAACACTGCAATCCCAAACCCTAGGTCGTTGATCAGGATGAATTGGATAGGGAACTCTCAATTCACATGCAACTTGAAAAGGGTTCCATTGATCACAACTGCTAATTATAACCCTAGTCATTCCATGACCGCTGAGTGCAATTCCGATTTCTATCGAGTATTTCATCCTCCTGGAAGTGGTTGA
- the LOC133717864 gene encoding probable AMP deaminase, which produces MMKTCHCYFPFSLFPVQSYNKNKCEGKRVAETLMFDYHRQHGIGRFLAELTKQVFSDLSASKYQMAEHRISKYGKKQSEWDQMASWIVNNELYSENVVWLIQLPRLYNIYQEMGYIVHTVSLCDRFKMHPVAMKLEGSP; this is translated from the exons ATGATGAAAACATGTCATTGTtactttcctttttctctttttcctgtGCAATCAT ACAATAAAAACAAATGTGAGGGCAAGCGTGTTGCTGAGACCTTGATGTTTGACTATCATCGGCAACATGGGATAG GCCGTTTCCTTGCTGAGCTGACAAAGCAAGTGTTTTCTGATCTTTCTGCCAGTAAATATCAG ATGGCTGAGCACAGAATATCAAAATATGGCAAGAAGCAAAGTGAGTGGGACCAAATGGCTAGTTGGATAGTGAACAATGAATTGTACAGTGAGAATGTTGTATGGTTGATACAG CTGCCACGGCTGTACAATATATACCAGGAAATGGGATATATTGTACATACTGTATCATTATGTGATAGGTTCAAGATGCATCCAGTGGCCATGAAATTAGAAGGGAGTCCATAG